A window from Sus scrofa isolate TJ Tabasco breed Duroc chromosome 2, Sscrofa11.1, whole genome shotgun sequence encodes these proteins:
- the MYBPC3 gene encoding myosin-binding protein C, cardiac-type isoform X4 yields MPEPGKKPVSAFSKKPRSVEVAAGSPAVFEAETERAGVKVRWQRAGSDISPSDKYGLAVEGTRHTLTVRDVGPADQGSYAVIAGSSKVKFDLKVLEAGKAEPVPGPASAPTEAPGAPGEALASATEVEGGSPSPEGSSSAAPDGPSAPDDPIGLFVMRPQDGEVTVGGSITFSARVAGASLLKPPVVKWFKGKWVDLSSKVGQHLQLHDTYDRASKVYLFELHITDAQTTFAGGYRCEVSTKDKFDSCNFNLIVHEAIGPGDLDLRSTFRRTSLAGGGRRISDSHEDAGTLDFSSLLRKSSFRTPRDPKLEAPVEEDVWEILRHAPPSEYERIAFQHGITDLRGMLKRLKGIKRDEKKSTAFQKKLQPAYQVSKGHKIRLMVELADPDAEVKWLKNGQEIQMSGRYIFESIGTKRMLTISQCSLADDAAYQCVVGGEKCSTELFVKEPPVLITRPLEDQLVMVGQRVEFECEVSEEGAQVKWLKDGVELTREETFKYRFKKDGQKHHLIINEATLEDAGHYALHTSGGQALAELIVQEKKLEVYQSIADLTVGAKDQAVFKCEVSDENVRGVWLKNGKELVPDSRIKVSHIGRVHKLTIDDVTPADEADYSFVPEGFACNLSAKLHFMEVKIDFVPRQEPPKIHLDCPGRKPDTIVVVAGNKLRLDVPISGDPAPTVIWQKTITKGNKIPAGPAPDADAAGDSGASDEWVFDRKLLCETEGRVRVETTKDRSIFTVEGAEKEDEGVYVVTVKNPVGEDQVNLTVKVIDVPDAPAAPKISNVGEDSCTVQWEPPAYDGGQPVLGYILERKKKKSYRWMRLNFDLLRELSLEARRMIEGVVYEMRVYAVNAVGMSRPSPASQPFMPIGPPSEPTHLAVEDVSDTTVSLKWRPPERVGAGGLDGYSLEYCREGCSEWVDALQGLTERTTMLVKDLPTGARLLFRVRAHNVAGPGAPVTTKEPVTVQEILQRPRLQLPRHLRQTIQRKVGEPVNLLIPFQGKPRPQVTWTKEGQPLAGEEVSIRNSPTDTILFIRAARRAHSGTYQVTLRIENMEDKAELVLQVIDKPSPPQDIRVIETWGFNVALEWKPPQDDGNTELWGYTVQKADKRTMEWFTVLEHYRRTHCVVSELVIGNGYYFRVFSHNTVGPSDRASTTKEPVFIPRPAIKYEPPSYKALDFSEAPSFTRPLVNRSVIAGYNTTLCCAVRGSPKPQISWFKNGLDLGKDARFRMFSKQGVLTLEIRKPCPFDGGVYVCRATNLQGEAQCECRLEVRAATLARESSDFVTSRWYKLLDFAAPPSLPEGRLLSCSASVTRLAPWDGRYNWMPAMCQEPGRKLDKPPSCC; encoded by the exons ATGCCTGAGCCAGGGAAGAAACCAG TCTCTGCCTTCAGCAAGAAGCCACGGTCAGTGGAGGTGGCTGCTGGCAGTCCTGCTGTGTTCGAGGCCGAGACTGAACGGGCAGGAGTGAAGGTTCGCTGGCAGCGGGCAGGCAGTGACATCAGCCCCAGTGACAAGTACGGCCTGGCAGTCGAGGGCACACGGCACACACTGACTGTGCGGGATGTGGGCCCTGCCGACCAGGGGTCTTACGCAGTCATCGCCGGCTCCTCCAAGGTCAAGTTTGACCTCAAGGTCTTAGAAGCAG GGAAGGCAGAGCCTGTGCCAGGACCTGCTTCTGCCCCTACCGAGGCTCCTGGTGCCCCTGGAGAAGCCCTGGCCTCAGCCACCGAGGTAGAAGGAGGCTCTCCGAGTCCCGAAG GATCAAGCTCAGCAGCCCCCGATGGCCCTAGTGCCCCTGACGACCCCATCGGCCTCTTTGTGATGCGGCCACAGGATGGCGAGGTGACTGTAG GGGGGAGCATCACCTTCTCAGCCCGCGTGGCAGGGGCCAGCCTCCTGAAACCACCTGTGGTCAAGTGGTTCAAGGGCAAGTGGGTGGACCTGAGCAGCAAGGTGGGACAACATCTGCAGCTGCATGACACCTATGATCGGGCCAGCAAG GTCTACCTGTTTGAGCTGCACATCACAGATGCCCAGACCACCTTTGCTGGTGGCTACCGCTGTGAGGTATCCACCAAGGACAAATTTGACAGCTGCAACTTCAACCTCATCGTCCATG AGGCCATCGGTCCAGGAGACCTGGACCTTCGATCAACTTTTCGCCGCAC GAGCCTGGCTGGAGGTGGTCGTCGGATCAG TGACAGCCACGAGGATGCTGGGACTCTGGACTTCAGCTCGCTGCTGAGGAAGAG CAGCTTCCGGACCCCGCG GGACCCGAAGCTGGAGGCCCCGGTGGAGGAAGACGTGTGGGAGATCCTGCGACATGCGCCCCCGTCGGAATACGAGCGCATCGCCTTCCAGCACGGCATCACCGACCTGCGAGGCATGCTCAAAAGGCTCAAGGGCATCAAGCGGGATGAGAAGAAGAGCACAG CCTTTCAGAAGAAACTGCAGCCTGCCTACCAGGTGAGCAAGGGCCACAAGATCCGGCTGATGGTGGAGCTAGCCGACCCCGACGCAGAGGTCAAGTGGCTTAAGAATGGACAGGAGATCCAGATGAGTGGCAG GTACATCTTTGAGTCCATCGGCACCAAGCGCATGCTGACCATCAGCCAGTGCTCGCTGGCTGATGATGCGGCTTACCAGTGTGTGGTGGGTGGTGAGAAGTGCAGCACTGAGCTCTTTGTCAAAG AGCCCCCTGTGTTGATTACACGGCCCTTGGAGGACCAGCTGGTGATGGTGGGTCAGCGGGTGGAGTTTGAGTGTGAAGTGTCTGAGGAGGGGGCCCAGGTCAAATG GCTGAAGGACGGGGTGGAGCTGACCCGGGAGGAGACCTTCAAATACCGGTTCAAGAAGGATGGCCAGAAACACCACCTGATCATCAACGAGGCGACACTGGAGGATGCCGGGCACTATGCACTGCACACCAGTGGGGGCCAGGCACTGGCTGAGCTCATCGTGCAGG AGAAGAAACTGGAGGTGTACCAGAGCATCGCAGACTTGACTGTGGGCGCCAAGGACCAGGCCGTGTTCAAGTGTGAGGTGTCAGATGAGAACGTACGGGGTGTGTGGCTGAAGAACGGGAAGGAGCTGGTGCCTGATAGCCGCATAAAGGTGTCCCACATCGGGCG GGTCCACAAGCTGACCATTGACGACGTCACACCTGCAGACGAGGCGGACTACAGCTTTGTACCCGAAGGCTTTGCCTGTAACCTGTCTGCTAAGCTCCACTTCATGG AGGTCAAGATCGACTTCGTGCCTAGACAGG AACCTCCCAAGATCCACCTGGACTGCCCAGGCCGCAAGCCAGATACCATCGTGGTGGTGGCTGGGAACAAGCTACGTCTGGACGTCCCTATCTCCGGGGACCCTGCTCCCACTGTGATTTGGCAGAAGACCATTACAAAG GGGAATAAGATCCCAGCAGGGCCAGCCCCCGATGCCGATGCCGCAGGAGATTCAGGTGCCAGCGACGAGTGGGTGTTTGACAGGAAG ctGCTGTGTGAAACTGAGGGCAGAGTCCGAGTAGAGACCACCAAAGACCGCAGCATCTTCACTGTTGAGGGGGCGGAAAAGGAAGATGAGGGCGTCTACGTTGTCACAGTGAAGAACCCTGTGGGCGAGGACCAGGTCAACCTCACAGTCAAGGTCATCG ATGTGCCGGATGCCCCTGCGGCCCCAAAGATCAGCAACGTGGGCGAGGACTCCTGCACGGTGCAGTGGGAGCCTCCTGCCTACGATGGCGGGCAGCCGGTCCTGG GCTATATCCTGGAGCGCAAAAAGAAGAAGAGTTACCGGTGGATGCGGCTGAACTTCGACCTGCTGCGGGAGCTGAGCCTCGAGGCGCGGCGCATGATCGAGGGCGTGGTCTATGAGATGCGAGTCTATGCTGTCAACGCAGTGGGCATGTCCAGGCCCAGCCCCGCCTCCCAGCCCTTCATGCCCATTG GCCCCCCCAGCGAGCCCACCCACCTGGCGGTGGAGGATGTCTCTGACACCACGGTCTCCCTCAAGTGGAGGCCCCCGGAGCGTGTGGGAGCCGGAGGCCTGGACGGCTACAGCCTGGAGTACTGCCGGGAGGGCT gctCGGAGTGGGTGGATGCCCTGCAGGGGTTGACAGAGCGGACGACAATGCTGGTAAAGGACCTACCCACGGGGGCCCGGCTGCTCTTCCGCGTGCGGGCGCACAACGTGGCAGGGCCTGGAGCCCCTGTCACCACCAAGGAGCCTGTGACAGTGCAGGAGATACTGC AGAGGCCACGGCTCCAGTTGCCCAGGCACCTTCGCCAGACCATCCAGAGGAAGGTCGGGGAGCCTGTGAACCTCCTCATTCCTTTCCAG GGCAAGCCCCGGCCTCAGGTGACCTGGACCAAAGAGGGGCAGCCACTGGCAGGTGAGGAGGTGAGCATCCGCAACAGCCCCACGGACACCATCCTGTTCATTCGGGCCGCGCGCCGGGCCCACTCGGGCACCTACCAGGTGACGTTGCGCATCGAGAATATGGAGGACAAGGCCGAGCTGGTTCTGCAGGTCATTG ACAAACCAAGTCCTCCCCAGGATATTCGGGTCATTGAGACATGGGGCTTTAACGTGGCTCTGGAGTGGAAGCCACCCCAGGATGATGGCAACACAGAGCTCTGGGGCTACACGGTTCAGAAAGCTGACAAAAGGACCATG GAGTGGTTCACCGTCTTGGAGCATTACCGCCGTACCCACTGCGTGGTCTCGGAGCTCGTCATTGGCAATGGCTACTACTTCCGGGTCTTCAGCCACAACACAGTGGGGCCCAGCGACAGAGCTTCCACCACCAAGGAGCCTGTCTTCATCCCCAGACCAG CCATCAAATATGAGCCACCCAGCTACAAGGCCCTGGACTTCTCCGAGGCTCCAAGCTTCACCCGTCCCCTAGTGAACCGCTCGGTCATCGCTGGCTATAACACTACCCTCTGCTGTGCTGTCCGGGGGAGCCCCAAG CCCCAGATTTCCTGGTTCAAGAATGGCCTGGACCTGGGCAAAGATGCCCGCTTCCGCATGTTCAGCAAGCAGGGTGTGCTGACTCTGGAGATTAGAAAGCCCTGTCCCTTCGACGGGGGTGTCTATGTCTGCAGGGCCACCAACTTACAAGGCGAGGCGCAGTGTGAGTGCCGCCTGGAGGTGCGAG CCGCCACTCTGGCCAGAGAAAGCAGTGACTTTGTCACATCCAGATGGTATAAGCTTCTGGACTTTGCTGCTCCCCCGAGCCTTCCTGAAGGCCGCCTTCTCTCCTGCAGTGCCTCAGTGACCAGGCTGGCTCCCTGGGATGGCAG GTACAACTGGATGCCCGCCATGTGCCAGGAGCCTGGAAGGAAGCTGGACAAGCCACCTTCCTGCTgttag
- the MYBPC3 gene encoding myosin-binding protein C, cardiac-type isoform X6: MPEPGKKPGKAEPVPGPASAPTEAPGAPGEALASATEVEGGSPSPEGSSSAAPDGPSAPDDPIGLFVMRPQDGEVTVGGSITFSARVAGASLLKPPVVKWFKGKWVDLSSKVGQHLQLHDTYDRASKVYLFELHITDAQTTFAGGYRCEVSTKDKFDSCNFNLIVHEAIGPGDLDLRSTFRRTSLAGGGRRISDSHEDAGTLDFSSLLRKSSFRTPRDPKLEAPVEEDVWEILRHAPPSEYERIAFQHGITDLRGMLKRLKGIKRDEKKSTGQPGEQGPEAGCSAFQKKLQPAYQVSKGHKIRLMVELADPDAEVKWLKNGQEIQMSGSKYIFESIGTKRMLTISQCSLADDAAYQCVVGGEKCSTELFVKEPPVLITRPLEDQLVMVGQRVEFECEVSEEGAQVKWLKDGVELTREETFKYRFKKDGQKHHLIINEATLEDAGHYALHTSGGQALAELIVQEKKLEVYQSIADLTVGAKDQAVFKCEVSDENVRGVWLKNGKELVPDSRIKVSHIGRVHKLTIDDVTPADEADYSFVPEGFACNLSAKLHFMEVKIDFVPRQEPPKIHLDCPGRKPDTIVVVAGNKLRLDVPISGDPAPTVIWQKTITKGNKIPAGPAPDADAAGDSGASDEWVFDRKLLCETEGRVRVETTKDRSIFTVEGAEKEDEGVYVVTVKNPVGEDQVNLTVKVIDVPDAPAAPKISNVGEDSCTVQWEPPAYDGGQPVLGYILERKKKKSYRWMRLNFDLLRELSLEARRMIEGVVYEMRVYAVNAVGMSRPSPASQPFMPIGPPSEPTHLAVEDVSDTTVSLKWRPPERVGAGGLDGYSLEYCREGCSEWVDALQGLTERTTMLVKDLPTGARLLFRVRAHNVAGPGAPVTTKEPVTVQEILQRPRLQLPRHLRQTIQRKVGEPVNLLIPFQGKPRPQVTWTKEGQPLAGEEVSIRNSPTDTILFIRAARRAHSGTYQVTLRIENMEDKAELVLQVIDKPSPPQDIRVIETWGFNVALEWKPPQDDGNTELWGYTVQKADKRTMEWFTVLEHYRRTHCVVSELVIGNGYYFRVFSHNTVGPSDRASTTKEPVFIPRPAIKYEPPSYKALDFSEAPSFTRPLVNRSVIAGYNTTLCCAVRGSPKPQISWFKNGLDLGKDARFRMFSKQGVLTLEIRKPCPFDGGVYVCRATNLQGEAQCECRLEVRAATLARESSDFVTSRWYKLLDFAAPPSLPEGRLLSCSASVTRLAPWDGRYNWMPAMCQEPGRKLDKPPSCC; encoded by the exons ATGCCTGAGCCAGGGAAGAAACCAG GGAAGGCAGAGCCTGTGCCAGGACCTGCTTCTGCCCCTACCGAGGCTCCTGGTGCCCCTGGAGAAGCCCTGGCCTCAGCCACCGAGGTAGAAGGAGGCTCTCCGAGTCCCGAAG GATCAAGCTCAGCAGCCCCCGATGGCCCTAGTGCCCCTGACGACCCCATCGGCCTCTTTGTGATGCGGCCACAGGATGGCGAGGTGACTGTAG GGGGGAGCATCACCTTCTCAGCCCGCGTGGCAGGGGCCAGCCTCCTGAAACCACCTGTGGTCAAGTGGTTCAAGGGCAAGTGGGTGGACCTGAGCAGCAAGGTGGGACAACATCTGCAGCTGCATGACACCTATGATCGGGCCAGCAAG GTCTACCTGTTTGAGCTGCACATCACAGATGCCCAGACCACCTTTGCTGGTGGCTACCGCTGTGAGGTATCCACCAAGGACAAATTTGACAGCTGCAACTTCAACCTCATCGTCCATG AGGCCATCGGTCCAGGAGACCTGGACCTTCGATCAACTTTTCGCCGCAC GAGCCTGGCTGGAGGTGGTCGTCGGATCAG TGACAGCCACGAGGATGCTGGGACTCTGGACTTCAGCTCGCTGCTGAGGAAGAG CAGCTTCCGGACCCCGCG GGACCCGAAGCTGGAGGCCCCGGTGGAGGAAGACGTGTGGGAGATCCTGCGACATGCGCCCCCGTCGGAATACGAGCGCATCGCCTTCCAGCACGGCATCACCGACCTGCGAGGCATGCTCAAAAGGCTCAAGGGCATCAAGCGGGATGAGAAGAAGAGCACAG GCCAGCCCGGGGAGCAGGGGCCTGAGGCGGGTTGCTCAGCCTTTCAGAAGAAACTGCAGCCTGCCTACCAGGTGAGCAAGGGCCACAAGATCCGGCTGATGGTGGAGCTAGCCGACCCCGACGCAGAGGTCAAGTGGCTTAAGAATGGACAGGAGATCCAGATGAGTGGCAG CAA GTACATCTTTGAGTCCATCGGCACCAAGCGCATGCTGACCATCAGCCAGTGCTCGCTGGCTGATGATGCGGCTTACCAGTGTGTGGTGGGTGGTGAGAAGTGCAGCACTGAGCTCTTTGTCAAAG AGCCCCCTGTGTTGATTACACGGCCCTTGGAGGACCAGCTGGTGATGGTGGGTCAGCGGGTGGAGTTTGAGTGTGAAGTGTCTGAGGAGGGGGCCCAGGTCAAATG GCTGAAGGACGGGGTGGAGCTGACCCGGGAGGAGACCTTCAAATACCGGTTCAAGAAGGATGGCCAGAAACACCACCTGATCATCAACGAGGCGACACTGGAGGATGCCGGGCACTATGCACTGCACACCAGTGGGGGCCAGGCACTGGCTGAGCTCATCGTGCAGG AGAAGAAACTGGAGGTGTACCAGAGCATCGCAGACTTGACTGTGGGCGCCAAGGACCAGGCCGTGTTCAAGTGTGAGGTGTCAGATGAGAACGTACGGGGTGTGTGGCTGAAGAACGGGAAGGAGCTGGTGCCTGATAGCCGCATAAAGGTGTCCCACATCGGGCG GGTCCACAAGCTGACCATTGACGACGTCACACCTGCAGACGAGGCGGACTACAGCTTTGTACCCGAAGGCTTTGCCTGTAACCTGTCTGCTAAGCTCCACTTCATGG AGGTCAAGATCGACTTCGTGCCTAGACAGG AACCTCCCAAGATCCACCTGGACTGCCCAGGCCGCAAGCCAGATACCATCGTGGTGGTGGCTGGGAACAAGCTACGTCTGGACGTCCCTATCTCCGGGGACCCTGCTCCCACTGTGATTTGGCAGAAGACCATTACAAAG GGGAATAAGATCCCAGCAGGGCCAGCCCCCGATGCCGATGCCGCAGGAGATTCAGGTGCCAGCGACGAGTGGGTGTTTGACAGGAAG ctGCTGTGTGAAACTGAGGGCAGAGTCCGAGTAGAGACCACCAAAGACCGCAGCATCTTCACTGTTGAGGGGGCGGAAAAGGAAGATGAGGGCGTCTACGTTGTCACAGTGAAGAACCCTGTGGGCGAGGACCAGGTCAACCTCACAGTCAAGGTCATCG ATGTGCCGGATGCCCCTGCGGCCCCAAAGATCAGCAACGTGGGCGAGGACTCCTGCACGGTGCAGTGGGAGCCTCCTGCCTACGATGGCGGGCAGCCGGTCCTGG GCTATATCCTGGAGCGCAAAAAGAAGAAGAGTTACCGGTGGATGCGGCTGAACTTCGACCTGCTGCGGGAGCTGAGCCTCGAGGCGCGGCGCATGATCGAGGGCGTGGTCTATGAGATGCGAGTCTATGCTGTCAACGCAGTGGGCATGTCCAGGCCCAGCCCCGCCTCCCAGCCCTTCATGCCCATTG GCCCCCCCAGCGAGCCCACCCACCTGGCGGTGGAGGATGTCTCTGACACCACGGTCTCCCTCAAGTGGAGGCCCCCGGAGCGTGTGGGAGCCGGAGGCCTGGACGGCTACAGCCTGGAGTACTGCCGGGAGGGCT gctCGGAGTGGGTGGATGCCCTGCAGGGGTTGACAGAGCGGACGACAATGCTGGTAAAGGACCTACCCACGGGGGCCCGGCTGCTCTTCCGCGTGCGGGCGCACAACGTGGCAGGGCCTGGAGCCCCTGTCACCACCAAGGAGCCTGTGACAGTGCAGGAGATACTGC AGAGGCCACGGCTCCAGTTGCCCAGGCACCTTCGCCAGACCATCCAGAGGAAGGTCGGGGAGCCTGTGAACCTCCTCATTCCTTTCCAG GGCAAGCCCCGGCCTCAGGTGACCTGGACCAAAGAGGGGCAGCCACTGGCAGGTGAGGAGGTGAGCATCCGCAACAGCCCCACGGACACCATCCTGTTCATTCGGGCCGCGCGCCGGGCCCACTCGGGCACCTACCAGGTGACGTTGCGCATCGAGAATATGGAGGACAAGGCCGAGCTGGTTCTGCAGGTCATTG ACAAACCAAGTCCTCCCCAGGATATTCGGGTCATTGAGACATGGGGCTTTAACGTGGCTCTGGAGTGGAAGCCACCCCAGGATGATGGCAACACAGAGCTCTGGGGCTACACGGTTCAGAAAGCTGACAAAAGGACCATG GAGTGGTTCACCGTCTTGGAGCATTACCGCCGTACCCACTGCGTGGTCTCGGAGCTCGTCATTGGCAATGGCTACTACTTCCGGGTCTTCAGCCACAACACAGTGGGGCCCAGCGACAGAGCTTCCACCACCAAGGAGCCTGTCTTCATCCCCAGACCAG CCATCAAATATGAGCCACCCAGCTACAAGGCCCTGGACTTCTCCGAGGCTCCAAGCTTCACCCGTCCCCTAGTGAACCGCTCGGTCATCGCTGGCTATAACACTACCCTCTGCTGTGCTGTCCGGGGGAGCCCCAAG CCCCAGATTTCCTGGTTCAAGAATGGCCTGGACCTGGGCAAAGATGCCCGCTTCCGCATGTTCAGCAAGCAGGGTGTGCTGACTCTGGAGATTAGAAAGCCCTGTCCCTTCGACGGGGGTGTCTATGTCTGCAGGGCCACCAACTTACAAGGCGAGGCGCAGTGTGAGTGCCGCCTGGAGGTGCGAG CCGCCACTCTGGCCAGAGAAAGCAGTGACTTTGTCACATCCAGATGGTATAAGCTTCTGGACTTTGCTGCTCCCCCGAGCCTTCCTGAAGGCCGCCTTCTCTCCTGCAGTGCCTCAGTGACCAGGCTGGCTCCCTGGGATGGCAG GTACAACTGGATGCCCGCCATGTGCCAGGAGCCTGGAAGGAAGCTGGACAAGCCACCTTCCTGCTgttag